The Coffea arabica cultivar ET-39 chromosome 8e, Coffea Arabica ET-39 HiFi, whole genome shotgun sequence genome window below encodes:
- the LOC113704353 gene encoding uncharacterized protein — MISAMNSVQPLWSLKSPKLSLGSSYSYSLRTSVSQTNLGCKIKQSKFGRRFLANRARLVVCGGFLLPVDPWAPNVDSQSIAPPLFALSLFPYIGFLYYITKSKSAPKLTLFGFYFLLAFVGATIPAGIYAKVQYGTSLSNVDWLHGGAESLLTLSNLFVVLGLRQALRKLKNADETSSSLASGIETEKSSNVKF; from the exons ATGATATCAGCGATGAACTCCGTACAACCTCTCTGGAGTTTGAAGAGCCCCAAATTGTCACTGGGTTCTTCTTATTCTTACTCACTTCGGACTAGCGTTTCTCAGACAAATCTTGGTTGTAAAATCAAACAATCCAAGTTTGGCAGGAGATTTTTGGCAAATAGAGCGAGACTTGTAGTGTGTGGTGGGTTTCTTTTGCCAGTGGATCCCTGGGCACCTAATGTTGATTCACAAAGCATAGCTCCACCGCTCTTTGCTTTATCTCTTTTCCCCTACATTGGTTTCTTGTATTACATCACCAAATCCAAGTCTGCCCCAAAACTCACTCTTTTTGGATTCTATTTCCTGCTTGCCTTTGTTGGTGCCACCA TCCCAGCTGGAATATATG CAAAGGTGCAATATGGAACTTCCTTGTCCAATGTAGATTGGTTGCATGGTGGAGCTGAGTCACTGCTGACTTTATCCAACTTGTTTGTTGTTCTTGGGCTGAGGCAAGCTCTTCGAAAGTTGAAAAATGCAGACGAAACCTCCTCTAGTTTGGCTTCTGGTATTGAAACGGAAAAGTCATCCAATGTCAAATTTTAA
- the LOC113703392 gene encoding uncharacterized protein, producing the protein MASMQCHMPVEQTYTHVESTVISQKTTTETSHKANNEHSFTNKVKEMANSARKIFTEHKHQEHNGQNGEHHHSHRHHAQHGAAKNHVSLHHDHESHATSHVQQSACQGSQMYAANAAANDKKKKEGHGGHFIANIGEHIKNMKNKMNHKAGKSSDGSSSDDESDKETSAEN; encoded by the exons ATGGCTTCAATGCAATGCCATATGCCTGTTGAGCAAACTTACACTCATGTGGAGTCTACTGTCATCAGCCAGAAGACAACCACTGAGACTTCCCACAAGGCTAACAATGAGCACTCTTTCACTAACAAGGTGAAGGAGATGGCTAATTCAGCCCGCAAAATATTCACTGAGCACAAGCACCAAGAGCATAATGGGCAAAATGGTGAGCATCACCACAGTCACAGACATCATGCACAGCATGGTGCGGCCAAGAATCACGTTTCACTCCACCATGACCATGAGAGCCATGCTACTAGCCATGTTCAGCAATCGGCATGTCAAGGATCACAAATGTATGCGGCTAATGCTGCAGCAAAtgacaagaaaaagaaggaaggcCATGGAGGCCATTTCATTGCCAATATTGGCGAGCACATAAAGAACATGAAGAACAAAATGAATCACAAGGCAGGCAAGTCCAGTGATGGAAGCAGCAGCGACGATGAGAGTGACAAAGAAACTTCTGCAGAG AACTGA
- the LOC113703718 gene encoding probable polygalacturonase isoform X1, translating into MRPISSIVFAFLAAALLLSHCKAAAEWVTCSGIVPMRYRNDKISITDFGGVGDGRTLNTKAFREAIYRIEHLRRRGGTLLYIPPGVYLTESFNLTSHMTLYLARGAVIKAATDTRYWPLIAPLPSYGRGRELPGGRYMSFIHGDGLHDVIITGENGTIDGQGEIWWNMWRRRTLQFTRPNLIEFMNSRGIIVSNVIFKNSPFWNIHPVYCSNVVINYVTILAPADSPNTDGIDPDSSTHVCIEDSYISTGDDLVAVKSGWDEYGIAYGRPSHGITIRRVTGSSPFAGIAIGSETSGGIEDVLAEHINLYNMGVGIHLKTNIGRGGVIRNITVSNVYMQNARKGIKIAGDVGDHPDNNYNPNALPVVKDVTIKDVWGEGVLQAGQIQGLKNSPFTGICLSNINLQGNVGPRNPPWKCSDVSGAAVQVSPWPCSELTSTYQAGSCSNSF; encoded by the exons ATgcgtccaatttcatcgatagTTTTCGCCTTCTTGGCGGCTGCCCTGCTGCTAAGCCACTGCAAGGCAGCTGCTGAGTGGGTGACGTGCTCCGGCATTGTCCCGATGAGGTACCGGAATGATAAGATATCGATCACGGATTTTGGAGGAGTTGGAGATGGAAGGACATTGAACACCAAGGCATTTAGGGAGGCAATTTATCGAATTGAGCATTTGAGGAGGAGGGGTGGCACGCTTCTTTACATACCTCCTGGGGTGTACTTAACTGAGAGCTTTAATCTTACTAGCCACATGACTCTTTACTTGGCTCGAGGTGCTGTTATCAAAGCTGCCACG GATACAAGATATTGGCCTTTAATTGCTCCCTTGCCTTCTTATGGAAGAGGAAGAGAACTACCTGGAGGAAGGTACATGAGCTTTATCCATGGGGATGGACTCCATGACGTGATAATCACTG GTGAGAATGGGACCATTGATGGGCAAGGTGAAATATGGTGGAACATGTGGAGGCGTAGGACCCTCCAATTTACTAGGCCAAATCTTATTGAGTTTATGAACTCCAGAGGCATAATTGTATCGAACGTCATCTTCAAGAACTCACCATTTTGGAACATCCATCCCGTGTATTGCAG CAATGTTGTTATTAACTATGTCACGATATTGGCTCCAGCTGATTCTCCAAATACTGATGGAATTGATCCAG ATTCAAGCACCCATGTTTGCATTGAGGACTCGTACATTTCCACTGGAGATGACCTTGTGGCTGTGAAGAGTGGTTGGGACGAATATGGTATTGCTTATGGTCGCCCCAGCCATGGCATCACAATTAGGCGGGTAACTGGATCATCCCCATTTGCTGGAATTGCAATTGGAAGTGAAACCTCTGGAGGCATAGAGGATGTGTTAGCTGAGCACATAAACCTGTACAACATGGGAGTTGGCATCCATTTGAAGACAAACATTGGCCGGGGTGGCGTCATAAGGAACATCACAGTGTCAAATGTCTATATGCAAAATGCCAGGAAAGGGATAAAAATTGCAGGGGATGTAGGAGACCATCCTGACAACAATTACAACCCAAATGCTCTACCAGTTGTTAAGGATGTCACGATAAAGGACGTCTGGGGTGAGGGGGTTCTGCAGGCTGGGCAAATACAAGGTCTGAAGAACTCCCCATTCACGGGGATCTGCCTCTCCAACATCAACCTTCAGGGGAACGTAGGACCAAGAAATCCTCCATGGAAATGCTCTGATGTAAGTGGGGCTGCTGTTCAAGTTAGCCCCTGGCCATGTTCAGAGCTGACCAGCACCTATCAGGCTGGTTCTTGCTCTAATTCGTTCTAA
- the LOC113703718 gene encoding probable polygalacturonase isoform X2, with protein sequence MGCIYYIDMSLLLEIWHDATSVFVNMEDDDYIQYIILLLDTRYWPLIAPLPSYGRGRELPGGRYMSFIHGDGLHDVIITGENGTIDGQGEIWWNMWRRRTLQFTRPNLIEFMNSRGIIVSNVIFKNSPFWNIHPVYCSNVVINYVTILAPADSPNTDGIDPDSSTHVCIEDSYISTGDDLVAVKSGWDEYGIAYGRPSHGITIRRVTGSSPFAGIAIGSETSGGIEDVLAEHINLYNMGVGIHLKTNIGRGGVIRNITVSNVYMQNARKGIKIAGDVGDHPDNNYNPNALPVVKDVTIKDVWGEGVLQAGQIQGLKNSPFTGICLSNINLQGNVGPRNPPWKCSDVSGAAVQVSPWPCSELTSTYQAGSCSNSF encoded by the exons ATGGGATGTATATACTATATTGATATGTCCTTGCTGTTGGAGATATGGCATGATGCTACTTCAGTGTTCGTTAACATGGAAGATGATGACTATATACAGTACATAATATTGTTGCTG GATACAAGATATTGGCCTTTAATTGCTCCCTTGCCTTCTTATGGAAGAGGAAGAGAACTACCTGGAGGAAGGTACATGAGCTTTATCCATGGGGATGGACTCCATGACGTGATAATCACTG GTGAGAATGGGACCATTGATGGGCAAGGTGAAATATGGTGGAACATGTGGAGGCGTAGGACCCTCCAATTTACTAGGCCAAATCTTATTGAGTTTATGAACTCCAGAGGCATAATTGTATCGAACGTCATCTTCAAGAACTCACCATTTTGGAACATCCATCCCGTGTATTGCAG CAATGTTGTTATTAACTATGTCACGATATTGGCTCCAGCTGATTCTCCAAATACTGATGGAATTGATCCAG ATTCAAGCACCCATGTTTGCATTGAGGACTCGTACATTTCCACTGGAGATGACCTTGTGGCTGTGAAGAGTGGTTGGGACGAATATGGTATTGCTTATGGTCGCCCCAGCCATGGCATCACAATTAGGCGGGTAACTGGATCATCCCCATTTGCTGGAATTGCAATTGGAAGTGAAACCTCTGGAGGCATAGAGGATGTGTTAGCTGAGCACATAAACCTGTACAACATGGGAGTTGGCATCCATTTGAAGACAAACATTGGCCGGGGTGGCGTCATAAGGAACATCACAGTGTCAAATGTCTATATGCAAAATGCCAGGAAAGGGATAAAAATTGCAGGGGATGTAGGAGACCATCCTGACAACAATTACAACCCAAATGCTCTACCAGTTGTTAAGGATGTCACGATAAAGGACGTCTGGGGTGAGGGGGTTCTGCAGGCTGGGCAAATACAAGGTCTGAAGAACTCCCCATTCACGGGGATCTGCCTCTCCAACATCAACCTTCAGGGGAACGTAGGACCAAGAAATCCTCCATGGAAATGCTCTGATGTAAGTGGGGCTGCTGTTCAAGTTAGCCCCTGGCCATGTTCAGAGCTGACCAGCACCTATCAGGCTGGTTCTTGCTCTAATTCGTTCTAA
- the LOC113703915 gene encoding abscisic acid receptor PYL8-like, translated as MFSIMSGEKRTGMEDEHIRRHHMHEVKANQCSSSLVKHIKAPVHLVWSLVRRFDQPQRYKPFVSRCVVQGDLEIGSVREVNVKSGLPATTSTERLEFLDDEEHIFSMRIVGGDHRLKNYMSTVTVHPEVIDGRPGTLVIESFVVDVPEGNTKDETCFFVEALIKCNLKSLADVSERLAVQDRVEPLNRD; from the exons atgTTCAGCATAATGAGTGGCGAAAAAAGAACTGGAATGGAAGATGAGCACATCAGAAGGCATCACATGCATGAGGTCAAAGCCAACCAATGCTCGTCGTCTCTTGTTAAACATATTAAAGCCCCAGTTCACCTT GTGTGGTCTCTAGTAAGGAGGTTTGATCAACCGCAAAGGTACAAGCCCTTTGTGAGCAGGTGCGTGGTGCAGGGTGATCTTGAGATCGGGAGTGTAAGAGAAGTTAATGTCAAGTCTGGACTTCCAGCTACCACTAGCACTGAAAGATTAGAGTTTCTGGATGATGAGGAGCACATCTTTAGCATGCGGATTGTAGGTGGAGATCACAGGCTAAAG AACTACATGTCAACCGTCACTGTTCATCCAGAGGTTATTGATGGGAGGCCAGGGACATTGGTTATTGAATCATTTGTGGTGGACGTGCCAGAGGGAAATACCAAGGATGAAACATGTTTTTTTGTTGAGGCTCTAATAAAGTGTAACCTCAAGTCACTTGCTGATGTCTCAGAGCGCCTAGCTGTGCAGGATAGAGTTGAGCCACTTAACAGAGATTGA
- the LOC113703298 gene encoding uncharacterized protein encodes MRASKRRRTSSQSLENDPKEQYAEEGREETTVNTSASVKGKKENSSPVIVFAHGAGAPSSSDWMVRWKKMLRKALNAVEVVTFDYPYIAGGKRKAPPKAEKLVEFHTDIVRKTMQMHAGHPLIMVGKSMGSRVSCMVASGKEVNALAVVCLGYPLKGMNGAVRDETLLQLKVPVMFVQGSKDGLCPLEKLDAVKKKMTVVSELHVIEGGDHSFKIAKKHQQSSGTSQDEAEDRAIQAIATFVSNLLKER; translated from the exons ATGCGGGCTTCAAAACGTCGGCGTACGAGCAGCCAGAGCCTCGAAAACGATCCTAAGGAACAATATGCAGAAGAAGGGCGGGAAGAAACGACAGTCAATACCAGCGCATCTGTGAAGGGTAAGAAAGAAAATTCATCACCTGTAATTGTCTTTGCTCACGGCGCTGGTGCTCCTTCTTCCTCTGACTGGATGGTCAG ATGGAAGAAGATGTTGCGCAAGGCACTAAATGCTGTTGAAGTTGTAACCTTCGATTACCCAT ATATTGctggagggaaaagaaaggctCCTCCTAAGGCAGAAAAACTGGTTGAATTCCATACAGATATTGTTAGAAAGACGATGCAGATGCACGCTGGGCATCCGTTGATCATGGTTGGGAAATCCATGGGTTCTAG GGTGAGCTGCATGGTTGCTAGTGGGAAAGAAGTCAATGCTTTGGCAGTAGTTTGTTTGGGCTACCCGTTAAAG GGGATGAATGGTGCAGTACGAGATGAAACACTGTTGCAACTCAAAGTTCCTGTCATGTTTGTACAG GGTAGCAAAGATGGGCTTTGTCCACTGGAGAAGTTGGATGCTGTAAAGAAGAAGATGACTGTAGTCAGTGAATTGCATGTTATTGAAGGTGGTGATCACTCTTTCAAGATTGCTAAGAAGCATCAACAATCATCTGGAACTTCGCAAGATGAAGCTGAAGACCGTGCAATCCAGGCTATAGCTACTTTTGTTTCCAATCTTTTAAAAGAAAGGTGA
- the LOC113704352 gene encoding probable WRKY transcription factor 53, producing MEYGSSWDYYTLVNELTQGMEQAKQLRVHLSSGYMEPQDLLLQRILSSYEKALSILKWNGGGSVGQSQPTPLASGAPESSISVEGSPQNEEAKNNFNDYQDLRDVSKKRKTQPTWTEQVRVSPENGLEGPADDGYSWRKYGQKDILGAKYPRSYYRCTYRHMRNCWATKQVQRSDDDPTLFEITYKGTHVCNTATSISVPQHPSPAKQEFKHSYNHNNHQQPQQPNQIVMNFRANLRVNTGDSEAKEIVSPFSFPSATHMDDESQLFPMSALVDENILGTYSPSFVSPATSGSNYFSMSPCHMANLGRIKNLHGSESDLTEIISATASATNSPIAGLDFSIDSVELDPNFPFNAPGFFT from the exons ATGGAGTACGGATCAAGCTGGGATTACTACACGCTGGTTAATGAGCTAACTCAAGGGATGGAGCAAGCTAAGCAGCTCAGAGTTCACTTGAGCTCAGGATATATGGAGCCTCAAGATTTGCTCTTGCAAAGGATCCTATCTTCTTATGAGAAAGCTCTCTCGATCCTCAAGTGGAATGGTGGCGGCTCGGTAGGACAATCACAGCCTACGCCACTGGCATCTGGCGCCCCGGAGTCTTCAATCTCGGTGGAGGGCAGCCCTCAGAATGAGGAAGCGAAGAACAACTTCAACGATTATCAGGACCTCAGAGATGTATCTAAGAAGAG AAAGACACAGCCCACATGGACAGAACAAGTGAGGGTTAGCCCTGAGAACGGACTTGAAGGACCTGCTGATGATGGCTATAGTTGGAGAAAGTACGGGCAGAAGGACATTTTGGGAGCCAAATATCCCAG AAGCTACTATAGATGCACATACCGCCACATGCGGAATTGCTGGGCAACAAAGCAAGTTCAGAGGTCTGATGATGATCCTACTCTATTTGAGATCACTTACAAAGGGACGCACGTATGCAACACGGCCACCAGCATTTCTGTTCCACAACACCCATCACCAGCAAAGCAAGAATTTAAACATAGTTACAATCACAATAACCACCAACAACCTCAACAGCCAAACCAGATCGTAATGAATTTTCGAGCAAATTTAAGGGTTAATACTGGGGATTCAGAGGCTAAGGAGATTGTATCCCCCTTCTCTTTCCCTTCAGCAACACATATGGATGATGAAAGTCAGCTCTTTCCAATGTCAGCACTTGTTGATGAAAACATCTTGGGGACTTATTCTCCATCCTTTGTCTCTCCAGCAACATCTGGATCGAACTACTTCTCGATGTCACCCTGCCACATGGCAAACCTTGGAAGGATTAAAAATTTGCACGGTTCAGAATCTGATCTCACGGAGATCATCTCAGCCACTGCATCAGCTACCAATTCACCAATCGCAGGGTTGGATTTTTCAATTGATTCTGTTGAGCTAGACCCAAATTTCCCATTCAATGCGCCTGGATTTTTCACATGA
- the LOC113703914 gene encoding uncharacterized protein, with translation MAGEGAENGRDDMIIDGSGADQQRQNNLIFDGVNVNYLKLYYGKLFPHADVFKWMSYGNDGKHPGCDHSYFGRREFSFTLDNDIYLRFQSFSGLSEMENSIREKCPFKIDIGPVYSVDPARRHAYAQGSDNVFTPVERELIFDIDMSDYDDVRYCCSGADVCLDCWPLMTVAIKVLDSALRDDFGFNHILWVYSGRRGVHCWVCDGKARRLNNEQRAAIADYFRVYKGNENSHKMVSLLGQALHPFLVRAHNEVLKIFFEEKLLSTQNLLLDEDRYEKILGMIPDESITSELRGKWADNRRSKEDINVVRWQQLKHMLQSGKQKLHLRRCVEEIVFSFTYPRLDMEVSRHMNHLLKAPFCVHPKTGRVCIPIDPNCCEDFDPTAVPTLSKILEELNTEGSRKEGDNEWDRTSLGDSVRYFRSSFLQPLLKSCKEEIESSYSAKLQESKNSLNW, from the exons ATGGCTGGAGAGGGAGCTGAAAATGGAAGAGACGATATGATTATTGATGGATCAGGAGCTGATCAGCAGAGGCAGAATAATTTAATCTTTGATGGAGTCAACGTGAATTACCTCAAACTTTATTACG GGAAGCTTTTTCCTCATGCTGATGTGTTTAAATGGATGTCGTATGGGAACG ATGGCAAGCATCCCGGGTGCGACCATTCATACTTCGGGCGCAGAGAATTCTCCTTCACCTTGGATAATGACATATATTTGCGGTTTCAGTCTTTCAGTGGCTTGTCTGAAATGGAAAATTCTATAAGGGAAAAATGTCCCTTTAAAATTGATATTGGCCCTGTTTACAGTGTGGAT CCTGCAAGGAGGCATGCCTATGCACAAGGGAGTGATAATGTCTTCACTCCAGTCGAGAGGGAGCTCATTTTTGATATA GATATGTCTGACTATGATGACGTAAGATATTGCTGCTCAGGGGCCGATGTCTGTTTGGATTGCTGGCCATTGATGACAGTTGCTATTAAAGTTCTTGATTCTGCCCTTAGAG ATGACTTTGGATTTAATCACATCCTCTGGGTGTACAGTGGTCGACGTGGTGTGCATTGTTGGGTGTGCGATGGAAAAGCTAGGAG GTTGAATAATGAACAGAGGGCAGCTATTGCAGATTACTTTCGTGTGTATAAG GGTAATGAGAATAGTCATAAAATGGTTTCTCTATTAGGTCAAGCACTTCATCCCTTCCTTGT GAGAGCACACAATGAAgttctgaaaattttcttcGAGGAAAAATTGCTTTCCACTCAAAATCTATTATTAGATGAGGACCGATACGAGAAGATTCTAGGAATGATTCCTGATGAAT CCATTACTTCAGAGCTTCGTGGAAAGTGGGCTGATAATAGGCGCTCAAAAGAAGATATTAATGTTGTCCGCTGGCAGCAACTGAAGCACATGCTGCAATCAGGGAAACAAAAG TTGCATCTTCGTCGGTGTGTGGAAGAGatagttttttcttttacatATCCAAGGCTTGACATGGAG GTTTCAAGACACATGAACCATTTGCTAAAGGCACCCTTCTGTGTACAcccaaaaacag GCCGTGTGTGCATTCCTATTGATCCAAACTGCTGTGAAGATTTTGACCCTACTGCAGTACCGACACTTTCTAAG ATCCTTGAAGAACTTAATACGGAAGGTTCAAGAAAGGAAGGTGACAATG AATGGGATAGAACATCGCTGGGAGATTCTGTCAGATATTTTCGATCATCTTTCTTGCAGCCTCTGCTAAAATCATGCAAG GAGGAGATAGAGAGTTCCTATAGTGCCAAACTTCAGGAGTCAAAGAACTCACTGAACTGGTAG